A portion of the Streptomyces sp. NBC_01335 genome contains these proteins:
- a CDS encoding acyl-CoA dehydrogenase family protein: protein MSSATESRPIPADLDRLDEVTASLASTAAEYDRTGAFPHKPIQLLHETGLLTAGVDARYGGSGATFTEVAKILLAVGRGDPSTALIAGMTIVPHLLQTRSPWPEELYARVLAESAERPTLLNHARAEPDLGSSTHGLPATVARRTANGWSISGRKRFVTGAEGLSYFLVWAVTDEPSPRVGNFIVPGGTPGIDIVPTWFQLGMRATGSHEVEFRDVEIPAEYVHELEHPGTPPAPGTLPGSITMLLSSSLYLGVARAAQGFTTTWGHERVPSGLGRPLATTDRFRQAAGEIETLLSTAEQLIFATADRVDRGLPVPGADALASKVLVVRHVTTAVQTAVRLLGNPGLAQGNPLERHFRDIQSVGVHAPGEDASLGIVGASALAAGAPRV from the coding sequence ATGAGCTCCGCTACCGAGAGCCGGCCGATACCCGCCGATCTCGACCGACTGGACGAGGTGACCGCCTCGCTCGCGTCCACCGCCGCCGAGTACGACCGCACCGGGGCCTTTCCCCACAAGCCGATCCAACTGCTGCATGAGACGGGGTTGTTGACCGCAGGAGTGGACGCGCGTTACGGCGGCTCCGGGGCGACCTTCACCGAGGTCGCGAAGATCCTGCTGGCGGTGGGGCGCGGCGATCCGTCGACGGCGCTCATCGCCGGCATGACCATCGTCCCCCATCTGCTCCAGACCCGGAGCCCGTGGCCCGAGGAGCTCTACGCCCGGGTGCTGGCGGAGTCCGCCGAGCGCCCGACGCTGCTCAACCACGCCCGCGCGGAACCGGACCTGGGCTCCTCCACCCACGGCCTTCCGGCGACCGTCGCACGGCGGACGGCGAACGGCTGGTCGATCAGCGGACGCAAGCGGTTCGTCACCGGCGCGGAGGGCCTCAGCTACTTCCTGGTCTGGGCGGTGACCGACGAACCCTCGCCCCGGGTGGGCAACTTCATCGTCCCCGGGGGCACGCCCGGCATCGACATCGTGCCCACCTGGTTCCAGTTGGGGATGCGCGCGACGGGCAGCCACGAGGTGGAGTTCCGGGACGTCGAGATTCCCGCGGAGTACGTGCACGAGCTGGAGCACCCAGGTACCCCGCCGGCCCCCGGCACGCTGCCCGGCAGCATCACGATGCTGCTCTCGTCCTCCCTCTACCTGGGGGTGGCGCGGGCCGCGCAGGGCTTCACGACCACCTGGGGCCACGAGCGGGTGCCCTCCGGGCTCGGCCGTCCGCTGGCCACGACGGACCGCTTCCGTCAGGCCGCCGGCGAGATCGAGACCCTGCTCTCCACCGCCGAGCAGCTGATCTTCGCGACGGCGGACCGGGTGGACCGGGGCCTTCCCGTGCCGGGCGCCGACGCGCTGGCCTCGAAGGTGCTGGTCGTGCGCCACGTCACCACCGCGGTCCAGACCGCGGTGCGTCTGCTCGGCAACCCCGGGCTCGCCCAGGGCAATCCGCTGGAGCGGCACTTCCGCGACATCCAGTCCGTCGGGGTGCACGCGCCCGGCGAGGACGCCTCCCTGGGAATCGTCGGCGCCTCCGCGCTCGCGGCGGGAGCTCCGCGTGTCTGA
- a CDS encoding ABC transporter substrate-binding protein: MRPTLSRLGRTLAVGVSGLLLLSACSSGGDTTAEAAGSGKPVTGGTLTTAVDTEPVSWDIHASTQDVTAEIARGVFDSLVSQDSDGKFHPWLATKWEVSDDFKSYTFHLRDDVTFTDGSKFDASVVKANFDHIVAKETKSLYAANLLGPYTGTEVVDPQTVKVNFSKAFAPFLQAASTTYLGFYSPQALKAGAGKLAAGGPADVGSGPFVFSAYTKGQSATLTRNPDYAWAPETATHTGAAYLDKVVVRFLPTASVRAGALTSGQVQVAKAIPPQNVTALKSTPGFQLISRANPGGNYNLWLNGSLAPLDDVRVRKAIQRGIDVEQDVKTVTFGQYPRAWSPISPTTPDYDKSLEGSWPYDPKLSGQLLDEAGWTGKDAQGYRTKAGKRLTVEWPQLSIQATREGRDVLGQAVQADLKKIGVEVKRPNLDIGTYNTKVYGGKANIIDLSWPRFDPDVLWLFFNSGSAPAKGGINATFLTDPSFDTWTDQGRSTLDEKTRADVYPKVQQRGIDLAVVVPLYTQVSLVGQSDRVKGLTFNASNWLTYYDAWLAKK; encoded by the coding sequence ATGCGCCCCACCCTGTCCAGACTCGGCCGCACCCTCGCGGTGGGGGTGAGCGGTCTCCTTCTCCTCTCCGCCTGCTCGTCCGGCGGTGACACCACCGCCGAGGCGGCGGGTTCGGGCAAGCCGGTGACGGGCGGGACGCTCACGACCGCCGTCGACACCGAGCCCGTCTCCTGGGACATCCACGCCTCCACCCAGGACGTGACCGCGGAGATCGCGCGCGGGGTGTTCGACTCGCTGGTCTCGCAGGACTCCGACGGGAAGTTCCACCCGTGGCTGGCCACCAAGTGGGAGGTGTCGGACGACTTCAAGAGCTACACCTTCCACCTGCGCGACGACGTCACCTTCACCGACGGGTCGAAGTTCGACGCCTCGGTCGTGAAGGCCAACTTCGACCACATCGTGGCCAAGGAGACCAAGTCGCTGTACGCGGCGAACCTGCTCGGCCCCTACACGGGCACCGAGGTCGTCGACCCGCAGACGGTGAAGGTCAACTTCTCCAAGGCGTTCGCCCCCTTCCTGCAGGCGGCCAGCACCACGTATCTGGGCTTCTACTCCCCCCAGGCGCTCAAGGCCGGCGCCGGCAAGCTCGCCGCGGGCGGCCCCGCCGACGTGGGCAGCGGCCCCTTCGTCTTCAGCGCCTACACCAAGGGCCAGTCGGCGACGCTCACCCGCAACCCGGACTACGCCTGGGCCCCGGAGACGGCGACCCACACGGGCGCCGCCTACCTCGACAAGGTGGTCGTCCGCTTCCTGCCCACCGCCTCGGTGCGCGCCGGTGCGCTGACCAGTGGTCAGGTGCAGGTGGCGAAGGCCATTCCGCCGCAGAACGTCACCGCACTCAAGTCGACTCCCGGCTTCCAGCTCATCTCCCGGGCCAACCCGGGCGGCAACTACAACCTCTGGCTGAACGGTTCACTGGCCCCACTGGACGACGTCCGGGTGCGCAAGGCGATCCAGCGCGGCATCGACGTCGAGCAGGACGTGAAGACCGTGACCTTCGGCCAGTACCCCCGGGCCTGGAGTCCCATCAGCCCGACCACGCCGGACTACGACAAGTCCCTCGAGGGGAGTTGGCCCTACGACCCGAAGCTGTCGGGCCAACTGCTCGACGAGGCGGGCTGGACCGGCAAGGACGCGCAGGGGTACCGCACCAAGGCGGGCAAGCGGCTCACCGTGGAGTGGCCGCAGCTGTCCATCCAGGCGACCCGCGAGGGGCGTGACGTGCTCGGGCAGGCCGTGCAGGCGGACCTGAAGAAGATCGGCGTCGAGGTCAAGCGTCCGAACCTGGACATCGGCACGTACAACACCAAGGTCTACGGCGGCAAGGCGAACATCATCGACCTCAGCTGGCCCCGGTTCGACCCGGACGTGCTGTGGCTCTTCTTCAACTCCGGCAGCGCGCCGGCCAAGGGCGGCATCAACGCCACCTTCCTCACCGACCCGTCCTTCGACACGTGGACGGACCAGGGCCGCTCCACGCTGGACGAGAAGACCCGCGCCGACGTCTATCCGAAGGTGCAGCAGCGGGGCATCGATCTCGCGGTCGTCGTCCCGCTGTACACGCAGGTCTCCCTCGTCGGTCAGTCCGACCGGGTGAAGGGGCTCACGTTCAACGCGAGCAACTGGCTGACGTACTACGACGCCTGGCTGGCCAAGAAGTGA
- a CDS encoding ABC transporter permease, translated as MTASATALAGGIARRLGSVVAVLLGAATLAFLTLQLIPGDPVSVLLGPSNAGSPEVRAEIAREYGFDRPVADQYLHYLGRLLQSDLGQSYQLQRPVRSLIGDQLWPTVQLALAALLLAVVLAVVSAVATAGRRPAFRAVASVWELISASTPSYWVGIVLLTVFSFRFHVFPVAGAEGFASLVLPAVTLALPLTGVLAQVLREGLEAALEQPFVVTARSRGVGRTAVRLRHALRHCAVPLLTLTGWLTGSLIGGAVLVETVFGRPGIGSLVLQAVSAKDMPVVIGVVLLSAFVFVVISTAVELLHPVIDPRLRSA; from the coding sequence GTGACGGCGTCGGCGACGGCCCTGGCCGGCGGGATCGCCAGGCGGCTGGGCTCGGTGGTGGCCGTACTGCTGGGTGCGGCGACCCTGGCGTTCCTCACACTCCAGCTCATCCCCGGCGACCCTGTCTCCGTCCTGCTCGGCCCCTCCAACGCCGGCTCCCCCGAGGTGCGGGCGGAGATCGCCCGGGAGTACGGATTCGACCGGCCCGTCGCCGACCAGTACCTGCACTACCTGGGCCGGCTCCTCCAGAGCGACCTGGGGCAGTCGTACCAACTCCAGCGCCCGGTACGGTCACTGATAGGTGATCAGCTCTGGCCCACCGTGCAACTGGCGCTGGCGGCACTTCTCCTGGCCGTCGTCCTCGCGGTGGTCTCCGCGGTGGCGACGGCCGGGCGACGGCCCGCCTTCCGCGCGGTCGCCTCGGTCTGGGAGCTGATCTCGGCGTCCACCCCGTCCTACTGGGTCGGGATCGTGCTGCTGACGGTGTTCTCCTTCCGGTTCCACGTCTTCCCGGTGGCCGGGGCGGAGGGCTTCGCCTCGCTGGTGCTCCCGGCCGTCACCCTGGCGCTCCCGCTCACCGGGGTACTGGCGCAGGTGCTGCGCGAGGGGCTCGAAGCCGCCTTGGAGCAGCCGTTCGTGGTCACCGCCCGCTCGCGCGGAGTGGGCCGGACGGCGGTACGGCTCCGGCACGCCCTGCGACACTGCGCGGTGCCCCTGCTCACCCTGACGGGGTGGCTCACCGGGTCGCTGATCGGGGGCGCGGTGCTGGTGGAGACGGTCTTCGGCCGGCCAGGGATCGGCTCGCTCGTCCTCCAGGCGGTGAGCGCCAAGGACATGCCGGTGGTGATCGGTGTGGTACTGCTCTCGGCCTTCGTCTTCGTCGTGATCTCCACCGCGGTGGAGCTCCTCCACCCCGTCATCGACCCGCGGCTCAGGAGCGCCTGA
- a CDS encoding ABC transporter permease, giving the protein MARTFVPEPVTGGPSPTAVSALPRARRRAGAFASVPPTVVAAGALLLLIVLVAVAPGLFTDVPPSAIAPLDALKGPSSAHWLGTDQLGRDLFSRILHGARPSLLLGFGSTVIAVTGGAVVGLAAALGGRAADGILMRLADVLLALPGLLLALLVVTVLGTGTVNVMLAIGVAFVPGYARLVRAEALVVRRSGYVESAVALGLPRGQIVLRHVLPNALAPLLTLATVGFGTALISASGLSFLGLGPAAPSPEWGALLSAGRDFLQTAWWIGVFPGAAVTTTVIAVNVVGRYAQQRFTRRSDR; this is encoded by the coding sequence ATGGCACGTACTTTCGTCCCCGAACCCGTCACCGGCGGTCCCTCACCCACCGCCGTGTCCGCGCTGCCGCGGGCACGGCGCCGGGCCGGAGCGTTCGCGTCCGTCCCGCCGACCGTGGTGGCGGCGGGCGCCCTGCTGCTGCTCATCGTGCTGGTCGCGGTGGCCCCGGGGCTGTTCACCGATGTCCCGCCCTCCGCGATCGCTCCGCTCGACGCGCTGAAGGGGCCGAGTTCCGCCCACTGGCTCGGGACCGACCAGCTGGGCCGGGATCTGTTCTCGCGCATCCTCCACGGTGCCCGGCCGTCCCTGCTGCTCGGTTTCGGCTCGACGGTCATCGCGGTCACCGGAGGGGCGGTCGTCGGTCTCGCGGCGGCGCTGGGCGGCCGGGCGGCCGACGGCATCCTGATGCGGCTGGCCGACGTCCTGCTGGCGCTGCCCGGGCTCCTCCTGGCGCTGCTGGTGGTGACCGTGCTGGGCACCGGCACGGTCAACGTCATGCTGGCCATCGGCGTCGCCTTCGTCCCCGGCTACGCCCGGCTCGTCCGCGCGGAGGCCCTCGTGGTGCGCCGCTCCGGTTACGTCGAGTCCGCGGTCGCCCTCGGTCTGCCACGCGGCCAGATCGTGCTGCGGCACGTCCTGCCGAACGCCCTGGCACCGCTGCTGACCCTGGCGACGGTGGGGTTCGGCACCGCGCTGATCTCCGCCTCCGGGCTCAGCTTCCTCGGCCTCGGCCCCGCCGCGCCCTCGCCCGAATGGGGGGCGCTGCTCTCCGCGGGGCGTGACTTCCTCCAGACGGCCTGGTGGATCGGTGTGTTCCCCGGCGCGGCCGTCACGACGACGGTGATCGCCGTCAACGTGGTCGGCCGCTACGCCCAGCAGCGCTTCACCCGGAGGTCCGACCGATGA
- a CDS encoding ABC transporter ATP-binding protein, translating into MNPTVSPLLTVEGLDVTFRRDGEVRAVRDVSFSLDRGECLAVVGESGSGKSVTARTLLGLTGNHASVSARRLEFDGTDLSALSERQWRAVRGRRIGLVLQDALVSLDPLRTVGAEIRETLREHSLAAGPEARERTLALLSEAGIPDPERRAAEHPHQLSGGLRQRALIASALSGAPELLVADEPTTALDVTVQAQVLELLGRLVGEGTALLLISHDLSVVARLADRVAVMYGGLVVEQGRAADVLEEPRHPYTRALLAAVPTVGSKGRALSVTSSRRPAAGPGGCPYAARCLSADERCRTELPVADPDGQGHLTLCWHPGEAVPLAVPDASRPRASAAAVAAVPVSREAAGAGPALLEVAGVSKSFRAPGGGFWTAVRDVSFRVGAGETLGLVGESGSGKTTTARIVLGLVEPDEGSVRFEGEAWSPLPERARRDRRRRLQVVHQDPLGSFDPRHTVRRIVAEAAARAGIPRGRARAARVAELLDQVGLSTALADRRPLQLSGGQRQRVAIARALATEPRLIVCDEPVSALDVSIQAQVLDLLADLQRELDLALLFISHDLGVVHHVSDRVIVMKDGELVESGHVEQIFDRPAHPYTRELLAALPRPDRDRAAERDHEGVRA; encoded by the coding sequence ATGAACCCCACCGTGTCACCGCTGCTGACCGTCGAAGGGCTGGACGTCACCTTCCGGCGCGACGGGGAGGTGCGTGCCGTGCGTGACGTCTCCTTCTCGCTCGACCGGGGCGAATGCCTCGCCGTGGTCGGGGAGTCGGGCTCGGGCAAGAGCGTGACCGCCCGCACCCTGCTCGGGCTGACCGGGAACCACGCCTCGGTCTCCGCCCGCAGGCTCGAGTTCGACGGCACCGATCTCTCGGCCCTCTCCGAGCGCCAGTGGCGTGCCGTGCGGGGGCGCCGCATCGGCCTGGTGCTCCAGGACGCGCTGGTCTCGCTCGACCCGCTGCGCACGGTGGGCGCCGAGATCCGCGAGACGCTGCGCGAGCACTCCCTCGCCGCCGGTCCCGAGGCGCGGGAGCGGACGCTCGCGCTGCTGTCCGAGGCGGGCATCCCCGATCCGGAGCGGCGGGCGGCGGAGCATCCGCACCAGTTGTCCGGCGGGCTGCGCCAGCGCGCGCTGATCGCCTCCGCGCTGTCCGGGGCGCCGGAGCTGCTGGTGGCGGACGAGCCGACGACGGCGCTGGACGTGACGGTGCAGGCCCAGGTGCTGGAGCTGCTGGGCCGGCTGGTCGGCGAGGGCACGGCGCTCCTGCTGATCAGCCACGACCTGTCGGTGGTGGCCAGGCTCGCGGACCGGGTCGCGGTGATGTACGGCGGCCTGGTCGTCGAGCAGGGGCGGGCCGCCGACGTGCTGGAGGAGCCCCGGCACCCGTACACCCGGGCCCTGCTGGCAGCGGTACCGACGGTCGGTTCCAAGGGGCGCGCGCTCTCCGTGACCTCCTCGCGCCGGCCCGCCGCCGGTCCGGGCGGCTGCCCGTACGCGGCACGCTGCCTGTCGGCCGACGAGCGGTGCCGTACGGAACTCCCGGTGGCGGACCCGGACGGCCAGGGGCACCTGACGCTCTGCTGGCACCCCGGCGAGGCGGTCCCGCTCGCGGTCCCGGACGCCTCCCGGCCCCGGGCGTCGGCTGCGGCCGTGGCAGCGGTTCCGGTTTCCCGGGAGGCTGCGGGCGCGGGTCCGGCGCTGCTGGAGGTGGCCGGCGTCTCCAAGAGTTTCCGGGCGCCCGGCGGGGGGTTCTGGACGGCGGTGCGCGACGTCTCGTTCCGCGTCGGCGCCGGCGAGACCCTCGGGCTCGTCGGCGAGTCCGGCTCCGGAAAGACGACGACGGCGCGCATCGTGCTGGGTCTGGTGGAGCCGGACGAGGGCTCCGTACGGTTCGAGGGGGAGGCGTGGAGCCCTCTGCCCGAGCGGGCCCGCCGCGACCGGCGCCGCCGTCTCCAGGTGGTCCATCAGGACCCGCTCGGCTCCTTCGACCCCCGGCACACGGTGCGGCGGATCGTGGCCGAGGCAGCGGCCAGGGCCGGGATTCCGCGCGGGCGGGCCCGGGCGGCGCGGGTTGCCGAACTCCTGGACCAGGTAGGGCTGTCGACGGCGCTCGCCGACCGGCGCCCGCTGCAACTCTCCGGAGGTCAGCGCCAACGGGTCGCCATCGCCAGGGCGTTGGCCACCGAGCCTCGGCTGATCGTCTGCGACGAGCCGGTCTCCGCGCTCGACGTGTCGATCCAGGCGCAGGTGCTCGACCTCCTGGCCGATCTCCAGAGGGAGTTGGATCTGGCCCTGCTGTTCATCTCGCACGATCTCGGTGTCGTCCACCACGTGAGCGACCGGGTGATCGTGATGAAGGACGGAGAGCTGGTCGAGTCGGGGCACGTGGAGCAGATCTTCGACCGGCCCGCCCATCCGTACACCCGCGAGCTGCTCGCCGCGCTGCCCCGGCCCGACCGGGACCGGGCGGCCGAGCGCGACCATGAAGGGGTGCGCGCGTGA
- a CDS encoding thioesterase II family protein: MTTGLDTDLWIRRFHPSPGAAARLVCFPHAGGSAGFWFALSALLHPRVEVLAVQYPGRQERRAEPPAEDVGSLADALAGVLAPWWDQPPAFLGHSMGAVVAYETARRLSAATGAGPAGLFVSGRRAPSAHREETLHLADDSALLAEIVRQGGTPAALLEEPELVEMILPALRGDYRAIERYRYRPGTVLDTPVTVLTGSEDAKVTAEEARAWQGHTTGTTEVLTFTGGHFFPLLHQDRIAALIQERLLPGAAPPRPRP, encoded by the coding sequence GTGACGACCGGGCTCGACACCGACCTCTGGATCCGGCGCTTCCACCCCTCTCCCGGGGCCGCCGCCCGGCTGGTGTGCTTCCCGCACGCCGGCGGGTCGGCGGGCTTCTGGTTCGCGCTCTCGGCGCTGCTCCACCCACGGGTGGAGGTGCTGGCCGTGCAGTACCCGGGGCGCCAGGAGCGCCGGGCGGAGCCGCCGGCCGAGGACGTCGGGAGCCTGGCCGACGCGCTCGCCGGGGTCCTCGCGCCCTGGTGGGACCAGCCGCCCGCGTTCCTCGGGCACAGCATGGGCGCGGTGGTGGCGTACGAGACGGCCCGCCGGCTTTCCGCGGCCACCGGGGCGGGGCCCGCCGGACTCTTCGTCTCCGGGCGCCGCGCCCCGTCCGCCCACCGCGAGGAGACCCTCCATCTCGCCGACGACAGCGCGTTGCTGGCCGAGATCGTACGGCAGGGAGGCACTCCGGCCGCCCTGCTGGAGGAGCCGGAGCTGGTGGAGATGATCCTGCCCGCGCTGCGCGGCGACTACCGGGCGATCGAGCGGTACCGGTACCGCCCCGGCACCGTGCTCGACACCCCGGTCACCGTGCTGACCGGCAGCGAGGACGCCAAGGTGACGGCGGAGGAGGCGAGGGCCTGGCAGGGCCACACCACCGGCACCACCGAGGTGCTGACCTTCACCGGCGGCCATTTCTTCCCCCTCCTGCACCAGGACCGGATCGCTGCGCTGATCCAGGAGCGTCTGCTGCCGGGTGCCGCACCGCCGCGGCCCCGGCCCTGA
- a CDS encoding helix-turn-helix transcriptional regulator: MVFVERENQLTRLRELLADCLGGRGSVVAMSGPVAAGKTELLHVFGELAAREGAVVLHAAARCSEQDVPLGVVGQLFGREHFAPEERARALHLPRGCGGAATCDADLLPSGPTPTHVGQVHWELIRALSERTPVVVAVDDLHFADPASLNSLIHMGGLLRASRVLIAVTESDPPTDGDATERAWRTPLLRQRHFTRVRVRPLSVAATGRMLSGLPGRVLAPGTTATAWHRLSGGNPLLLRALAEDWYERPGGPVAGREPRAGAEFGRAVDACVRRAGRRFRDAARALAVLDASGSHHRLARLLGLPQSEVDETLAAMDAIGVLDEGRYRHPAAGAAVLAGMPAADRAALHRDAARLLHGTGDSAPAVAVHLLAAGHGDEPFAFPVLLEAAREALRRDDTGFAEACLDVAAEACADEEQRVTVTMLRSLVDSRSDPDTACRRLRPLVDALREGRLTGCQTVALLGRLLRNGSGEEIALALRRLEGFSDTLDAGSAAEYLAAREWLRASHPALLRENGPRSRSARPAARNVRSARTGRSEAGRPAGGAPMRMGAVLNALLRSGPDQDSVRSAELALQSTPLDDEGFDTLHLALSVLVYADRSDLAVGWCDALVREAGERDAPAWQALFAAVRAEIAVRQGDARLAERTARRAISLISAGSWGVSIGSPLSSLLLSATATGTVPETGVPRTWNLPEQLFQTRFGVQYLHARGRQRLSLDLLHAALDDLTTCGRLLREWDIDQPAFVPWRSDAVTVLLRLGRTDEARRLASEQLALVSPAQPRARGTALRTAASVADPRRRAVLLREAVDLLGAAGDRLELARALADLSAVHTRAGQSGRARMVARQAREIAEEQGFAPLSRQLAAEESRAVKDDRDTGVTLLSGSESQVAALAVAGHSNREIAEKLFITVSTVEQHLTHAYRKLRVKGRADLPSSLREHGRSEQPAAGRAREHTRPAGGQGAAGGTGSPSSPRSVSAS; encoded by the coding sequence GTGGTTTTTGTCGAGCGTGAGAACCAGTTGACGCGACTTCGAGAGCTGCTGGCCGACTGTCTCGGCGGACGAGGGAGCGTCGTCGCGATGAGCGGCCCGGTGGCCGCCGGAAAGACGGAACTGCTCCACGTCTTCGGTGAGCTCGCGGCCCGTGAGGGCGCGGTGGTGCTGCACGCGGCGGCCAGGTGCTCGGAGCAGGACGTGCCACTGGGCGTCGTCGGACAGCTCTTCGGCCGCGAGCACTTCGCGCCCGAGGAGCGCGCCCGCGCGCTGCACCTGCCCCGGGGATGCGGCGGGGCGGCGACGTGTGACGCGGACCTGCTGCCTTCCGGCCCGACACCGACGCATGTCGGCCAGGTCCACTGGGAGTTGATCCGCGCGCTGTCGGAGCGCACGCCGGTGGTGGTGGCGGTCGACGATCTGCACTTCGCCGACCCGGCGTCGCTGAACTCCCTGATCCACATGGGCGGTCTGCTCCGCGCCTCCCGGGTGCTGATCGCGGTGACCGAGTCCGATCCGCCGACCGACGGGGACGCGACGGAGCGCGCCTGGCGCACGCCGCTGCTCCGGCAGCGGCACTTCACCCGCGTACGGGTCCGTCCGCTCTCCGTCGCGGCCACCGGGCGGATGCTCTCGGGGCTGCCGGGACGTGTCCTCGCCCCCGGGACCACGGCCACCGCCTGGCACCGGCTCAGCGGCGGGAACCCGCTGCTGCTGCGCGCGCTCGCGGAGGACTGGTACGAACGGCCCGGTGGCCCGGTGGCCGGGCGGGAACCCCGTGCGGGAGCGGAGTTCGGCCGAGCGGTGGACGCGTGCGTACGCAGGGCGGGGCGCCGGTTCCGTGACGCGGCCCGCGCGCTCGCCGTACTGGACGCCTCCGGCTCGCACCACCGCCTGGCGCGGCTGCTGGGTCTGCCGCAGTCCGAGGTGGACGAGACGCTGGCGGCGATGGACGCCATCGGCGTCCTGGACGAGGGCCGCTACCGCCACCCCGCCGCGGGCGCCGCCGTACTGGCCGGCATGCCGGCCGCCGACCGTGCGGCGCTGCACCGGGACGCGGCCCGGCTGCTCCACGGGACGGGGGACTCCGCGCCCGCCGTCGCCGTCCATCTGCTGGCGGCCGGCCACGGCGACGAACCCTTCGCCTTCCCGGTGCTGCTGGAAGCGGCCCGCGAGGCCCTGCGCCGGGACGACACGGGGTTCGCGGAGGCGTGCCTCGACGTGGCGGCGGAGGCCTGCGCGGACGAGGAGCAGCGGGTGACGGTCACCATGCTGCGGAGCCTCGTCGACTCCCGGAGCGACCCGGACACGGCCTGCCGGAGACTGCGGCCGCTGGTGGACGCGTTGCGGGAGGGCCGTCTGACGGGGTGCCAGACCGTTGCCCTGCTCGGGCGGCTGCTCCGGAACGGCAGCGGGGAGGAGATCGCTCTGGCGCTGCGGCGGCTCGAAGGGTTCTCGGACACACTGGACGCGGGTTCCGCGGCCGAGTACCTCGCCGCGCGGGAGTGGCTGCGTGCCTCCCACCCGGCGCTGCTGCGGGAGAACGGCCCCCGGTCGCGTTCCGCGCGGCCGGCCGCGCGGAACGTCCGGAGCGCGCGTACCGGGAGGTCCGAGGCCGGCCGGCCGGCGGGCGGCGCTCCGATGCGGATGGGCGCCGTACTGAACGCGCTGCTGCGCTCGGGACCGGATCAGGACAGCGTACGGAGCGCCGAACTCGCCCTCCAGTCGACCCCGTTGGACGACGAGGGGTTCGACACGCTCCATCTCGCGCTGTCCGTGCTGGTCTACGCGGACCGCTCGGACCTGGCGGTGGGCTGGTGCGACGCACTGGTGCGGGAGGCGGGCGAACGCGACGCCCCGGCGTGGCAGGCGCTGTTCGCGGCGGTCCGGGCGGAGATCGCCGTCCGCCAGGGCGACGCCCGGCTCGCGGAGCGCACCGCCCGTCGGGCCATTTCCCTCATTTCGGCAGGGAGTTGGGGCGTATCGATCGGTTCTCCGCTCTCCAGTCTGCTGCTCTCCGCCACCGCTACGGGCACCGTGCCGGAGACCGGCGTCCCGCGCACGTGGAACCTGCCCGAGCAGTTGTTCCAGACGCGGTTCGGCGTCCAGTACCTCCACGCGCGCGGCCGGCAGCGGCTCTCGCTCGATCTGCTGCACGCGGCGCTGGACGATCTGACCACGTGCGGAAGGCTGTTGCGGGAGTGGGACATCGACCAGCCCGCGTTCGTACCGTGGCGGAGCGACGCGGTGACGGTGCTGCTGCGGCTCGGCAGGACCGACGAGGCGCGCCGTCTGGCGTCCGAGCAGCTGGCCCTGGTGTCGCCCGCGCAGCCCCGGGCCCGGGGAACGGCGCTGCGGACGGCCGCCTCCGTGGCGGACCCGAGGCGGCGTGCGGTGCTCCTGCGGGAGGCGGTGGACCTGCTGGGCGCGGCCGGTGACCGGCTGGAGCTGGCGCGCGCCCTCGCCGATCTGAGCGCGGTCCACACCCGGGCGGGCCAGAGCGGCAGGGCCCGGATGGTCGCCCGGCAGGCCCGGGAGATCGCGGAGGAGCAGGGTTTCGCCCCGCTGTCGCGGCAGCTCGCGGCGGAGGAGTCCCGGGCGGTGAAGGACGACCGGGACACCGGGGTCACCCTGCTCAGCGGCTCGGAGTCGCAGGTGGCTGCGCTCGCGGTGGCCGGCCACTCGAACCGGGAGATCGCCGAGAAGCTGTTCATCACCGTCAGCACGGTGGAGCAGCATCTGACGCACGCCTACCGCAAGCTCCGGGTGAAGGGCCGGGCCGACCTACCGAGTTCGCTGCGCGAGCACGGCCGGTCCGAGCAGCCCGCCGCCGGCCGGGCGCGTGAGCACACGCGCCCGGCCGGGGGTCAGGGCGCGGCGGGGGGCACCGGCAGTCCGAGCAGCCCGCGCAGTGTGTCCGCCTCGTAG